Proteins encoded within one genomic window of Humulus lupulus chromosome 1, drHumLupu1.1, whole genome shotgun sequence:
- the LOC133781808 gene encoding uncharacterized protein LOC133781808, giving the protein MASEYKDSSGRIRCPCVRCINNRLENLPMVKAHVFDWGFHRGYEKWIYHGEAEADVANVVDANDDDVDEMISMVEDFLLPTTEEVENNPAAGQFYDDLGKIPNKIFDELLKLLKLAFPKGNKIPSTYYEAKKRLQKLGLGYESIHVCEHDCCLFYKEHSTKETCPICGSSRWISPEKTDGKKVPHKVMRYFPLTPRLKRLYSSRLTAKQMLWHYTGKSKDDGIMRHPMDGLAWKDFDAKHPDFASEPRNVRLGLAADGFNPFGNMSQTYSMWPVVLANYNLPPWMCMKDNNFILSILIPGPKSPGKDMDIFLRPLVDELKELWVNGVDTRDSITNTMFKLRAALLWTVNDFPARSYLSGWSGQ; this is encoded by the exons ATGGCGTCGGAATATAAGGATTCCTCTGGTagaattaggtgtccgtgtgtTAGATGCATAAACAATAGGCTTGAAAATTTACCTATGGTGAAAGCACACGTATTCGATTGGGGTTTTCATCGAGGTTACGAGAAGTGGATATATCACGGTGAAGCAGAAGCAGATGTTGCCAATGTGGTGGACGCCAACGATGATGATGTTGATGAGATGATTTCGATGGTCGAAGACTTCCTTCTACCTACAACCGAAGAAGTTGAAAATAATCCTGCGGCGGGACAATTTTATGACGATCT AGGCAAGATTCCGAATAAAATCTTCGATGAATTACTGAAATTACTAAAGCTTGCATTTCCGAAGGgaaataaaattccatcaaccTACTACGAGGCTAAAAAAAGATTACAGAAATTAGGGTTAGGGTACGAGTCAATTCATGTATGTGAACATGACTGTTGTTTGTTTTACAAAGAGCATTCAACTAAAGAGACTTGTCCAATttgcggaagtagtagatggatttcTCCTGAAAAAACTGATGGAAAAAAGGTACcacataaggtgatgcgttactttccattgacTCCTCGATTAAAAAGACTGTACAGTTCAAGACTTACAGCGAAGCAAATGTTATGGCACTATACTGGGAAATCAAAAGACGATGGGATAATGAGACACCCAATGGATGGGTTAGCGTGGAAGGATTTCGATGCCAAACATCCTGATTTTGCTAGTGAACCTCGGAATGTTCGTTTAGGTTTAGctgcagatggtttcaatccatttggcaacatgagtcAAACATATagtatgtggcctgtggtgttggctaACTACAATCTTCCACCTTGGATGTGTATGAAAGATAATAATTTCATATTATCCATTCTTATTCCTGGACCAAAATCACCGGGAAAGGACATGGATATATTcttgagaccattggtggatgagttaaagGAGTTGTGGGTTAATGGTGTCGATACAAGAGACAGTATAACCAACACTATGTTCAAGTTGCGTGCAGCCTTATTGTGGACAGTTAACGATTTTCCTGCTCGTAGCTATttatctggatggagtggtcagtga